From the genome of Blautia pseudococcoides, one region includes:
- the uvrB gene encoding excinuclease ABC subunit UvrB, whose translation MEFKLHSEYQPTGDQPQAVEALVKGFKEGNQCQTLLGVTGSGKTFTMANVIQQIQKPTLIIAHNKTLAAQLYGEFKEFFPENAVEYFVSYYDYYQPEAYVPSSDTYIAKDSSVNDEIDKLRLSATSSLSERKDVIIISSVSCIYGIGSPKDYQNMIISLRPGMEKDRDVVVRELIDIQYDRNDMDFHRGTFRVRGDVLEIFPADYTDMAVRVEFFGDEIDRITQIDTLTGEIKSQLNHIAIFPASHYVVPIEQIRKAAVNIEEELKERVDYFRSEDKLLEAQRISERTNFDIEMLKETGFCSGIENYSRHLSGLEPGEAPYTLMDYFGDDYLIIVDESHKTIPQIRGMYAGDRSRKSTLVDYGFRLPSALDNRPLNFEEFENKIDQIMFVSATPGDYEANHELLRAEQIIRPTGLLDPMVEVRPVAGQIDDLVGEVNKEVEKGNKVLITTLTKRMAEDLTDYMKELGIRIKYLHSDIDTLERTEIIRDMRLNVFDVLVGINLLREGLDIPEITLVAILDADKEGFLRSETSLIQTIGRAARNSDGRVIMYGDKITDSMRLAIDETMRRRKLQQEYNEAHGITPQTIRKAVRDLINISKSVAETEHKLMKDPESMNKKELKKLIQDVEKQMRAAAADLNFEMAAELRDKMIELRKNLEEISEN comes from the coding sequence ATGGAGTTCAAATTACACTCAGAATACCAGCCCACCGGCGACCAGCCGCAGGCGGTCGAAGCCCTCGTCAAAGGCTTCAAAGAAGGCAACCAATGCCAGACTTTACTAGGGGTTACGGGGTCTGGAAAGACTTTTACCATGGCCAATGTCATCCAGCAGATCCAGAAGCCGACCCTCATCATCGCCCACAACAAAACCCTGGCCGCCCAGCTCTACGGCGAGTTTAAGGAGTTCTTCCCCGAGAACGCAGTGGAATACTTTGTCAGCTACTACGACTATTACCAACCCGAAGCCTACGTCCCCTCATCCGATACCTATATAGCAAAAGACTCCTCAGTCAACGATGAGATCGACAAGCTCCGTCTCTCCGCCACTTCCTCCCTGAGTGAGCGGAAGGATGTTATCATTATTTCCAGTGTTTCCTGTATCTACGGCATTGGAAGCCCAAAGGATTACCAGAACATGATCATCTCCCTTCGTCCGGGGATGGAAAAGGACAGGGATGTGGTGGTGCGGGAGCTGATCGACATTCAGTATGACAGAAATGACATGGATTTTCACCGAGGTACTTTCCGTGTGCGCGGGGATGTGCTGGAAATCTTTCCGGCGGATTATACAGACATGGCAGTGCGGGTGGAATTTTTCGGGGATGAGATCGACAGGATCACACAGATTGACACGCTGACCGGTGAGATCAAGTCCCAGCTCAATCACATTGCCATTTTCCCTGCCTCCCATTATGTAGTTCCCATTGAGCAGATACGGAAGGCGGCTGTGAATATTGAGGAGGAGTTAAAAGAGCGGGTGGACTATTTCCGCAGTGAGGACAAACTGCTGGAAGCACAGAGAATTTCCGAGAGGACCAACTTTGATATAGAAATGCTGAAAGAGACGGGATTCTGCTCGGGGATTGAGAACTATTCCCGCCATTTATCCGGTCTGGAACCGGGGGAGGCGCCCTATACCCTCATGGACTATTTTGGGGATGACTATCTGATCATTGTGGATGAATCCCACAAGACTATTCCCCAGATACGGGGTATGTACGCAGGTGACCGCTCCAGGAAGAGTACACTGGTTGACTATGGTTTCCGCCTGCCGTCAGCTCTTGATAACCGACCTCTGAATTTTGAGGAGTTTGAGAACAAAATAGACCAGATCATGTTTGTGTCTGCCACGCCAGGGGACTATGAGGCAAATCATGAACTGCTGCGCGCAGAGCAGATCATCCGGCCCACAGGACTTCTGGACCCCATGGTGGAGGTGCGCCCTGTTGCGGGACAGATTGACGACCTTGTGGGGGAAGTCAACAAAGAGGTGGAAAAAGGCAATAAGGTTCTCATAACCACCCTGACCAAGCGGATGGCAGAGGACCTGACAGATTATATGAAAGAACTGGGCATCCGTATTAAATACCTGCATTCAGATATCGACACCCTGGAACGTACAGAAATAATCCGTGATATGCGGTTAAATGTGTTTGATGTTCTGGTAGGCATTAACCTCCTCCGTGAAGGTCTGGATATCCCGGAAATCACCCTTGTGGCGATCCTTGATGCGGATAAAGAAGGTTTCCTGCGTTCTGAGACATCCCTGATCCAGACCATTGGACGTGCGGCCCGTAACTCCGATGGGCGTGTTATCATGTATGGCGATAAAATAACGGACTCCATGCGTCTTGCCATTGACGAAACCATGCGCCGCCGTAAGCTGCAGCAGGAGTACAACGAAGCCCACGGCATCACACCCCAGACGATCAGGAAGGCGGTCCGCGATCTGATCAACATCTCCAAGAGTGTGGCAGAGACGGAGCATAAGCTGATGAAAGATCCGGAGTCCATGAACAAAAAAGAACTGAAGAAGCTGATTCAGGATGTAGAAAAACAGATGCGGGCAGCAGCAGCAGATTTGAATTTCGAGATGGCAGCAGAGCTGCGTGATAAGATGATAGAGCTTAGAAAAAATCTGGAGGAGATTTCAGAGAATTGA
- a CDS encoding helix-turn-helix transcriptional regulator yields the protein MLAKRSGYSEYYFSHKFKEEMGTSIHDYILKEKIDQAKLLLSGTTENIQTISDNLSFSNRSYFYTCFQKLVGMSPSEYRAQNHRI from the coding sequence ATGCTCGCCAAACGCAGCGGGTATTCAGAGTATTACTTTTCCCACAAATTCAAGGAGGAGATGGGCACAAGCATCCATGATTACATCTTGAAGGAGAAAATCGATCAGGCCAAGTTGCTTCTGTCCGGAACCACGGAAAATATTCAGACGATCAGCGATAACCTTTCCTTCAGCAACCGGAGTTATTTTTATACCTGTTTCCAAAAACTTGTCGGTATGTCGCCAAGCGAATACCGCGCACAGAATCACAGAATATAA
- a CDS encoding MFS transporter, producing the protein MSVYSLIGLASYTASLGFGIATAVVGVILTWTRIIDGITDPLLAFVYDRVNTRFGKIRILLITGYIIEALALMAMFVWGPGKGLGIIGFTLFYIIYVIGYTITNMTPLPSIR; encoded by the coding sequence ATGAGCGTCTACTCCCTCATCGGACTGGCAAGTTACACAGCCAGTCTTGGATTTGGTATTGCCACAGCAGTCGTTGGTGTTATCCTCACTTGGACACGGATTATAGATGGTATCACTGACCCGCTTCTCGCATTTGTCTATGACAGAGTAAACACACGGTTTGGTAAAATCCGTATCCTGCTCATCACAGGTTATATCATCGAAGCCCTGGCTCTCATGGCAATGTTTGTCTGGGGACCGGGAAAAGGTCTTGGTATTATCGGATTCACTTTATTTTACATAATCTATGTCATTGGTTATACCATCACTAATATGACACCCTTACCATCAATCCGCTGA